A single genomic interval of Staphylococcus hyicus harbors:
- a CDS encoding S1C family serine protease yields MREEDNFNPSQQSNQHHPPQPHYRTKSKFPWFKTILIALAAGLIGGLLAFGIVQLFSNVSSHFSSNSGSQVNESHQGSGGSNLDGKSTKYKTVNEMINDKAPSIVGVINVQKAQNLEDLIQGKSPKSKPSGIGSGVIYQKDGKNAYIVTNNHVIEGASSIKIQLHNSHQVDAELVGKDSLTDLAVLKIKDREDIKTMSFADSSKVKTGDSVFAMGNPLGLEFANTVTSGIISAKERTITTDTAAGGNKVNVIQTDAAINPGNSGGALVDLNGNLVGINTLKIAAPQVEGIGFAIPSNEVKLVIEQLVNNGEVKRPSIGIEMINVADIPDNYKRRLDTNSGVYVANVPRQGIDLKRGDVITELDGHKVESDSDLRGYLYKDKKPGDQVTFTVNRDGKSIKVKVTLDSSN; encoded by the coding sequence ATGAGAGAAGAAGATAATTTTAATCCTTCACAACAATCGAATCAACACCACCCCCCTCAACCACATTACCGTACGAAATCAAAATTTCCATGGTTTAAAACGATACTCATTGCGCTTGCAGCAGGTTTAATCGGTGGTTTACTCGCTTTTGGAATTGTGCAACTGTTTTCAAATGTTTCGTCACATTTCTCATCGAACTCAGGCTCTCAAGTTAATGAAAGCCATCAAGGTTCTGGAGGAAGCAATCTCGATGGTAAAAGTACAAAATATAAAACAGTCAACGAAATGATTAATGATAAAGCCCCTTCTATTGTCGGAGTCATTAATGTCCAAAAAGCACAAAATTTAGAGGACTTAATACAAGGTAAATCACCGAAATCAAAACCCTCAGGTATTGGTTCTGGCGTGATTTATCAAAAAGACGGTAAAAACGCCTATATTGTAACGAACAATCATGTCATTGAAGGTGCCTCGTCTATTAAGATCCAATTGCACAACTCACATCAAGTTGATGCTGAATTGGTAGGTAAAGATTCTTTAACAGATTTAGCAGTGCTAAAAATTAAAGACCGTGAAGATATTAAAACAATGTCATTTGCAGATTCTAGTAAAGTTAAAACGGGTGATAGTGTCTTTGCGATGGGAAATCCGTTAGGTTTAGAATTTGCTAACACAGTAACTTCAGGTATAATTTCTGCGAAAGAACGTACCATTACGACGGATACAGCTGCTGGTGGCAATAAGGTTAATGTGATTCAAACAGATGCCGCAATAAATCCAGGTAATTCAGGTGGTGCGTTAGTAGATTTAAATGGCAATCTTGTAGGGATAAATACTTTAAAAATTGCTGCCCCACAAGTAGAAGGTATTGGTTTTGCAATTCCAAGTAATGAAGTAAAACTAGTAATCGAACAGCTTGTTAATAATGGTGAAGTTAAACGTCCTTCAATTGGTATTGAAATGATAAACGTTGCAGATATTCCTGATAACTACAAACGTCGTTTAGATACTAATTCAGGTGTTTATGTCGCAAACGTCCCTCGACAAGGTATTGATTTAAAACGTGGGGATGTTATTACAGAGCTAGATGGTCACAAAGTGGAAAGTGATTCAGATTTACGCGGATATCTTTATAAAGATAAAAAACCAGGTGATCAGGTTACATTTACTGTTAACCGTGATGGAAAATCAATTAAAGTTAAAGTAACACTCGATTCATCTAACTAA
- a CDS encoding lysophospholipid acyltransferase family protein, producing the protein MLYKFIAKALDHIIVKRLHNLEVVGLDQKPVSNRYVVTCNHESYNEIILLGLALYPNEIHYMAKQELFKTKLMNRFFTALNAFPVNRENPGPSTLKIPVKILNANKTVGIFPSGHRTSVEVPLKRGAATIAMLGKAPILPAAYVGPTKILHMFTKKAYIKFGEPIDTTEIPKALTRQEKVDYITTILTERTRELQKELNAYVEAK; encoded by the coding sequence ATGTTATACAAATTTATTGCAAAAGCATTAGATCATATTATTGTAAAACGATTACACAATTTAGAAGTGGTAGGTTTAGACCAAAAGCCAGTATCCAATCGCTATGTTGTTACATGTAATCATGAAAGTTATAATGAAATTATTTTATTAGGATTAGCACTTTATCCAAATGAAATCCATTATATGGCGAAACAAGAATTATTTAAAACAAAGTTAATGAATCGCTTTTTTACAGCTTTAAATGCTTTTCCAGTCAATAGAGAAAACCCTGGACCAAGCACACTTAAAATACCTGTTAAAATATTAAATGCGAATAAAACTGTGGGAATTTTTCCTTCTGGCCACCGTACTTCTGTTGAAGTTCCTTTAAAACGAGGAGCTGCAACGATTGCAATGTTAGGTAAAGCGCCAATCCTACCAGCAGCATATGTAGGACCAACTAAAATTTTACATATGTTTACGAAAAAAGCATATATCAAATTCGGCGAACCAATTGATACAACAGAAATTCCAAAAGCATTAACGCGTCAAGAAAAAGTAGACTATATTACTACGATTTTGACTGAGCGTACACGTGAGTTACAAAAAGAGTTGAATGCCTACGTAGAGGCTAAATAA
- a CDS encoding HAD family hydrolase, which produces MDRVILFDVDGVFLDESRCFDVSALAVYELLFDKTYMNLGSKIDLSRIQDSQIQAIRKEIFEDDLILNKLKSLGVNSNWDMLFIVFSIHLIHLLKQLPLEEQISFLESEIITQSQLQNIGLKVTQKVIDFAKPLDFLNRAAQGKKELYHALMSYAKSHLNYENVALFDIQSPLWQFAQSIYQEWYLGGALFEEIEAQPAKTNFKKGYIYNEKVIVPVEEIKDLLHTLKDEGYRVGIATGRTRAETLIPFEALGILSLFDEYHIATASEVIDVETEYPELKPLGKPNPFTYLVAFFGNDKKSYEDYATNQENRVNKTHVTIVGDSLADLLCSKKINATFIGTLTGLKGREAKKELEAHQADYIVNNVLDIKNILLSNK; this is translated from the coding sequence ATGGATAGAGTCATTTTATTTGATGTAGATGGTGTTTTTTTAGATGAGAGTAGATGTTTTGATGTGTCTGCATTGGCAGTTTATGAACTGCTATTTGATAAAACTTATATGAATTTAGGTTCAAAAATAGATTTATCACGAATTCAAGATTCGCAAATTCAAGCAATTCGCAAAGAAATTTTTGAAGATGATTTAATTTTAAATAAGCTTAAATCGTTAGGTGTGAACTCTAATTGGGATATGTTATTTATCGTGTTTTCAATTCATTTGATACATTTGTTAAAGCAACTGCCTTTAGAAGAACAAATTTCATTTTTGGAATCAGAGATTATTACACAATCTCAGTTGCAAAACATAGGTTTAAAAGTGACGCAAAAAGTGATTGATTTTGCCAAACCTTTAGATTTTCTAAATCGTGCTGCTCAAGGTAAAAAAGAGCTTTATCATGCTCTGATGTCGTATGCAAAATCACACTTAAACTACGAGAATGTCGCACTTTTCGACATTCAAAGTCCATTATGGCAATTTGCGCAATCGATTTATCAAGAATGGTACTTAGGGGGAGCGTTGTTTGAAGAAATTGAAGCGCAACCGGCAAAAACGAATTTTAAAAAGGGATACATTTATAACGAAAAAGTGATTGTCCCTGTTGAAGAAATAAAGGATTTACTTCATACGCTTAAAGACGAGGGATATCGCGTAGGTATTGCGACAGGACGAACACGAGCAGAAACATTGATTCCATTTGAGGCATTAGGTATTTTATCGCTATTTGACGAGTATCATATTGCTACCGCAAGTGAAGTGATAGATGTTGAAACAGAATATCCAGAATTAAAACCCTTAGGTAAACCTAATCCTTTTACCTATCTTGTAGCGTTTTTCGGTAATGATAAAAAATCTTACGAGGATTATGCAACAAATCAAGAGAATCGTGTTAACAAAACACACGTTACGATTGTTGGAGATTCTCTTGCAGATTTACTGTGTTCTAAAAAAATAAACGCGACTTTTATTGGGACATTAACGGGTTTAAAAGGAAGAGAGGCCAAAAAAGAATTAGAGGCACATCAAGCAGATTACATTGTCAACAATGTGCTTGATATTAAAAACATATTATTATCGAATAAATAA
- the serA gene encoding phosphoglycerate dehydrogenase, giving the protein MLYKVLVADPISEDGLKALTDDAHFHVVHDTGLSEDELIQRIPEFHALIVRSQTQVTEAILKAGKQLKVVARAGVGVDNIDLEFATKQGIIVINAPNGNTISATEHSVAMILAMARNIPQAHASLTQGNWDRKSFRGTELYRKTLGVIGTGRIGIGVAKRLQSFGMSILAYDPYLSEDKAKELDFTRATVDEIAQSADFVTVHTPLTEKTKGIIGASFFQQAKPSLRIINVARGGIIDEAALIEALNHNQIAGAALDVFENEPATHSPLTRHPKVIVTPHLGASTIEAQEKVAVSVAQDIVDILLHQNISHAVNAPNVIFNEDEALQPFVQLAKMTGQVGIQLLPKAPRELKITYAGDLALDDTSLITRTLVKGVLQQDMGDHVNLINALVLLNEQNVTYTIEKTKRKKGFSNYIELELINKGDRVKIGATVLNGFGPRIVRINDYPVDFKPEQYQLLIHHHDRPGIVGKTGQILGEYDVNIASMHLGRTHVGGKAMMILSIDNPIHDDVENDLLNIEGFHSVTPVTLKS; this is encoded by the coding sequence ATGTTATATAAAGTACTTGTCGCAGATCCAATTTCAGAAGATGGCTTAAAAGCGCTGACTGATGACGCTCATTTTCATGTCGTCCATGATACTGGTTTGAGCGAAGATGAACTTATTCAACGTATTCCAGAATTTCATGCACTTATCGTTCGCAGTCAAACACAAGTTACAGAGGCAATTTTAAAAGCAGGTAAACAATTAAAAGTTGTGGCGCGTGCAGGCGTAGGTGTAGATAATATCGATCTTGAATTCGCAACAAAACAAGGGATTATTGTGATTAATGCCCCAAATGGCAATACCATTTCTGCAACTGAACATTCAGTAGCAATGATTTTAGCTATGGCTCGAAATATACCTCAAGCACACGCTTCATTAACTCAAGGGAATTGGGATCGAAAGTCTTTTAGAGGGACTGAATTATATCGTAAAACTTTAGGCGTCATCGGCACAGGACGTATTGGCATCGGTGTAGCTAAACGCCTTCAAAGTTTTGGGATGTCAATTTTAGCGTATGACCCTTATCTATCTGAGGACAAAGCAAAAGAACTTGATTTTACACGTGCAACAGTAGATGAGATTGCTCAAAGCGCTGATTTTGTTACAGTACATACCCCATTAACTGAAAAAACAAAAGGAATTATTGGTGCATCATTCTTTCAACAAGCTAAACCAAGTTTAAGAATTATTAATGTCGCACGTGGAGGTATCATTGATGAAGCAGCATTGATTGAAGCGCTAAATCACAATCAAATCGCCGGGGCAGCTTTAGATGTTTTTGAAAATGAACCCGCAACGCATTCCCCATTAACACGTCACCCTAAAGTCATTGTCACGCCTCATCTCGGCGCATCAACAATTGAAGCACAAGAAAAGGTAGCAGTTTCAGTTGCTCAAGACATTGTAGATATATTGTTACATCAAAATATTTCTCATGCAGTCAATGCGCCAAATGTTATTTTTAATGAAGATGAAGCGTTGCAACCCTTTGTCCAACTCGCAAAGATGACTGGACAAGTGGGTATACAATTATTACCAAAAGCGCCACGTGAACTCAAAATTACGTACGCAGGAGATTTGGCTTTAGATGACACGAGTCTAATTACACGTACACTTGTAAAAGGTGTATTACAACAAGATATGGGTGATCATGTCAATTTAATCAATGCATTAGTGCTTTTAAATGAACAAAATGTCACATATACCATTGAAAAAACGAAACGCAAAAAAGGATTTAGTAACTATATTGAATTAGAACTCATTAATAAAGGTGATCGTGTCAAAATAGGTGCAACTGTACTCAACGGTTTTGGCCCTCGAATTGTTAGAATTAATGATTATCCTGTTGATTTTAAGCCAGAACAATATCAACTTTTAATTCATCACCATGACCGTCCTGGTATTGTTGGTAAAACTGGACAAATCCTAGGAGAATATGACGTTAATATTGCTTCTATGCATTTAGGTCGTACACACGTTGGTGGAAAAGCAATGATGATTTTATCTATTGATAACCCTATTCATGATGATGTTGAAAATGATTTATTAAATATTGAAGGGTTTCATTCTGTAACCCCTGTCACATTAAAATCATAA
- a CDS encoding pyridoxal-phosphate-dependent aminotransferase family protein — MYFNHPTLLTPGPTPIAAHIQAEMNLPMVGHRSSDFEKIAKEAFHALKVVFGSQHDVMILSSSGTSALEASMVNLLDTEDHIVVIVSGAFGNRFKQIAQTYYSNVHVYHVTWGEAFDTEEVMNFIKHLGHHIKAVFTQYCETSTAVLHPVAELGIALKHFDASIFYVVDGVSCIGAVDVNMQRDQIDILVSGSQKAMGLPPGIAFVAYNERALKAFQHNQMPKFYLDLSKHHKSLQQSSTPYTPNISAFRGVIAYKRYIDAIGFENIVQQHYQLRDAVRVALNALDLELLVKDEVASPTVTAFLPKNNTELVTIKNALKDQFNITIAGGQGHLKGHILRVGHMADVSPFTLLSFISALELILTKHRQESLVGKGTTAFMEVLKDVI, encoded by the coding sequence ATGTACTTTAATCATCCCACATTATTAACACCTGGCCCAACACCTATTGCCGCACATATTCAAGCTGAAATGAATTTACCCATGGTGGGACATCGTTCATCCGACTTTGAAAAAATTGCTAAGGAAGCCTTCCATGCTCTTAAAGTGGTTTTTGGGAGTCAACATGATGTCATGATACTTTCTTCCAGTGGTACAAGCGCACTCGAAGCAAGTATGGTGAATTTACTTGATACTGAAGACCATATTGTAGTGATTGTCTCTGGCGCATTTGGAAACCGTTTTAAGCAAATTGCTCAAACATATTATTCAAACGTCCATGTATATCACGTTACCTGGGGAGAAGCTTTCGATACAGAGGAAGTTATGAACTTTATCAAACATTTAGGTCATCACATCAAAGCTGTTTTTACACAATATTGTGAAACATCTACTGCAGTTTTACATCCTGTTGCTGAACTAGGAATTGCATTAAAACATTTTGATGCATCCATTTTTTATGTAGTTGATGGTGTGAGTTGCATCGGTGCTGTTGATGTTAATATGCAGCGTGATCAAATTGATATTCTAGTATCAGGAAGCCAAAAAGCGATGGGGTTACCTCCAGGTATAGCTTTTGTCGCATATAACGAACGTGCGCTAAAGGCATTCCAACACAATCAAATGCCTAAGTTTTATTTAGATTTGTCAAAACATCATAAATCTTTGCAGCAATCATCTACACCGTATACACCAAACATTTCAGCATTTCGAGGCGTTATCGCATATAAACGTTATATTGACGCCATCGGGTTTGAAAACATCGTACAACAACATTATCAATTACGTGATGCAGTCCGTGTAGCTTTAAACGCATTGGATCTTGAGCTCTTGGTAAAAGATGAGGTCGCATCCCCCACTGTTACAGCTTTCTTGCCCAAAAATAATACGGAACTAGTAACAATTAAAAATGCGCTAAAAGATCAGTTCAATATTACTATTGCGGGAGGTCAAGGCCATTTAAAAGGTCACATTTTACGTGTGGGACATATGGCTGATGTTTCGCCGTTTACATTATTATCATTTATTTCAGCTTTAGAACTTATTTTGACTAAACATAGACAGGAATCTTTAGTCGGAAAAGGCACTACTGCGTTTATGGAGGTTTTAAAAGATGTTATATAA
- a CDS encoding SACOL1771 family peroxiredoxin gives MTQHAFKVNFEWQGGRNSVGKLHGDEIHEQFSIPNSLGGTGIGTNPDELLVSAAGSCFTISLAATLERAHIKVKKLNVSTIGTASLRHQIFTMEEITHHVNIYVQDFESKQKLHQRLERLLHIADRNCMVSNSLRGNVPIKINPLIYI, from the coding sequence ATGACTCAACACGCATTTAAAGTAAATTTCGAATGGCAAGGTGGACGCAATAGTGTGGGTAAACTTCATGGTGATGAGATTCACGAACAATTTTCTATTCCCAACAGTCTTGGTGGCACAGGCATCGGTACAAACCCTGACGAATTATTAGTCAGCGCTGCTGGGAGTTGTTTTACAATATCGTTAGCAGCAACGTTAGAACGTGCCCATATTAAAGTGAAAAAGTTAAATGTGTCTACAATTGGTACAGCCTCATTAAGACACCAAATATTTACTATGGAAGAAATCACACACCATGTAAATATTTATGTACAAGATTTCGAATCAAAACAAAAACTTCATCAACGCTTGGAACGATTGCTTCATATTGCCGATCGTAACTGTATGGTCTCTAATAGCTTACGCGGAAACGTGCCAATTAAAATCAATCCATTAATTTATATTTAA
- a CDS encoding glycerophosphodiester phosphodiesterase, which produces MKLSKPFKGFKIVAHRGLAETYPENTKVAYQAALGRHIDMLEIDLHMTKDGALVAIHDETIDRTSNGRGEIKEYTLDELRQYDFGSWKASFKHEDIMTFDEILTLCKNYSKMLLIEIKTPRKYPGIEKAVIQKIKNQQFPHHRVIIQSFDMKSIQQLHALTPYITLGVLISKRKYWLKQPPFKDIAEFADFVNPNYKLVNPKFMQRAHCEGLKVMPYTVNTLDVAKHMIKLGVDGLITDAPHRLFKL; this is translated from the coding sequence ATGAAATTGAGTAAACCATTTAAAGGCTTTAAAATAGTTGCACATCGAGGTTTAGCTGAAACCTATCCTGAAAATACGAAAGTGGCCTATCAAGCTGCGCTCGGAAGACATATCGATATGCTTGAAATTGATTTACATATGACTAAAGATGGGGCGCTCGTTGCAATACATGATGAGACTATTGATCGTACTTCAAATGGGAGGGGAGAGATAAAAGAATATACTTTAGATGAATTGCGACAATATGATTTTGGGAGTTGGAAAGCATCGTTTAAACATGAAGACATTATGACTTTTGATGAAATTTTAACACTTTGTAAAAATTATTCGAAAATGCTATTGATAGAGATTAAAACACCGAGAAAGTATCCAGGTATTGAAAAAGCGGTCATTCAAAAAATAAAAAATCAACAGTTTCCTCATCATCGTGTAATTATTCAATCTTTTGATATGAAATCCATTCAACAATTGCATGCATTAACGCCTTACATCACGTTAGGTGTTTTAATTAGTAAACGAAAATACTGGCTCAAACAACCACCATTTAAAGACATAGCGGAGTTTGCTGATTTTGTAAATCCAAACTATAAATTGGTGAATCCTAAATTTATGCAACGTGCACATTGCGAAGGGCTCAAAGTGATGCCATATACCGTTAATACATTAGATGTAGCCAAACACATGATTAAATTAGGTGTCGATGGTCTAATTACAGATGCACCACACCGACTATTCAAACTATAA
- a CDS encoding ornithine cyclodeaminase family protein: MKIWNESDVKSAYQMKDAIRDIEDLFKDIEHVTQTQRLVIPTGEGAQSMLYMPSIHKGKQLGMIKITSITPNNPQHGRPTTQANIILTDINTGEHLASIDGSYLTRLRTGALSGIASKYMSNKESETLGLIGTGGMAYEQLLGNLEVRPIKKVLLYNRTTEKANLFKARIEAIFPHLDVEVAKDVTTLARHSDIINCQTQSTTPVFQAQDIQPGTHINGIGSYRPEMIEMDYQLFPYANHIVFDDIEGVKEEAGEFIEANKRHIFQFNDIDGDLKSIVLNQNMLRQATEDITIFKCVGAAHFDLAVAIGAYQQLNNL; this comes from the coding sequence ATGAAGATTTGGAATGAAAGTGACGTCAAATCAGCATACCAAATGAAAGATGCGATTAGGGATATTGAAGACTTATTCAAAGATATTGAACATGTAACACAAACACAGCGTCTAGTGATTCCAACCGGTGAAGGTGCACAATCGATGTTATATATGCCTTCTATTCATAAAGGAAAACAGCTTGGTATGATAAAAATCACCTCCATTACACCTAATAACCCTCAACACGGACGTCCTACGACACAAGCTAATATCATTTTGACCGATATTAACACTGGCGAACACCTTGCTAGCATCGATGGTAGTTACTTAACCCGACTTCGTACAGGTGCTCTAAGTGGCATCGCTTCAAAATATATGAGTAATAAAGAAAGTGAAACACTTGGTTTAATCGGTACTGGAGGTATGGCTTACGAACAACTATTAGGAAATTTAGAGGTTCGACCTATCAAAAAAGTTTTACTTTATAATCGTACAACGGAAAAAGCAAATTTATTCAAAGCACGCATTGAAGCAATATTCCCCCATCTAGACGTTGAAGTAGCCAAAGATGTGACAACTTTGGCACGTCATTCAGATATTATTAATTGCCAAACACAATCTACAACTCCTGTGTTTCAAGCTCAAGACATTCAACCTGGTACACATATTAATGGAATTGGCTCCTATAGACCTGAAATGATAGAAATGGATTATCAACTATTCCCATACGCTAACCATATCGTTTTTGATGATATTGAAGGTGTGAAAGAAGAAGCGGGCGAATTTATTGAGGCAAATAAACGACATATTTTCCAATTTAATGACATAGATGGTGATTTAAAATCAATCGTTTTAAACCAGAACATGTTACGTCAAGCAACTGAAGATATCACAATTTTTAAATGTGTGGGTGCAGCACATTTTGATTTAGCAGTCGCAATCGGCGCCTATCAACAATTAAATAACCTATAA